Proteins from a genomic interval of Gavia stellata isolate bGavSte3 chromosome 13, bGavSte3.hap2, whole genome shotgun sequence:
- the SERF2 gene encoding small EDRK-rich factor 2: MTRGNQRELARQKNLKKQSDSGKGKRRDDGLSAAARKQRDSEIMQQKQKKADEKKEGAK; this comes from the exons GCGGGAACCAGCGCGAACTGGCACGGCAGAAGAACCTGAAGAAGCAGAGCGACTCGGGCAAGGGCAAGCGGCGGGACGACGGGCTCTCGGCCGCCGCCCGCAAGCAGAG GGACTCGGAGATcatgcagcagaagcagaagaaggcCGACGAGAAGAAGGAGGGCGCCAAGTAG